From a single Fulvivirga ulvae genomic region:
- a CDS encoding putative phage abortive infection protein: protein MKTVRAQLSNHEQTLIYFNSFFNAGEIWWEEKHHNPKKLLKNERGRNLSYFLDYRIIKNLPFNLTRFGPDPEIEFVSRLKKRNINDQEIEKEKKDLFEWIGG from the coding sequence ATAAAAACTGTAAGAGCCCAACTTTCAAATCATGAACAGACATTGATTTATTTCAATTCATTCTTTAACGCTGGTGAAATTTGGTGGGAGGAAAAGCATCATAACCCTAAGAAACTTTTGAAAAATGAACGAGGTAGAAATTTAAGCTATTTTCTAGATTATAGAATTATCAAAAATTTACCATTTAACCTCACGAGATTTGGTCCAGATCCAGAAATAGAATTCGTCAGTAGATTAAAAAAACGAAATATAAATGATCAAGAAATTGAAAAGGAGAAAAAGGACTTGTTTGAGTGGATAGGTGGATGA
- a CDS encoding T9SS type A sorting domain-containing protein, whose product MKNLVLILMFLGLSVYTSAQTCSTCADPNNDITRSGSTMTARSAQAYYWEVCSGPATISGSNTSRSITLNLPSCTASTSKVRLVRFVNGNCIESCEVVTTANPSCPPSSALYVGNEGGGGLCTTGYASLSSAYANCIAYIDWSWALGGYTGSAGRTTSNHWVPIYYPSGNWNNYYLVVYAKVTLVNGTVCNLSKSLLLNCGSGPTPIQQIEPDQSSMYPNPIKPQGTLTLNDLDGISNEAEIFDMNGTPRGTYGVVEKSINIGDLEPGHYFILYRNDKGVHKKHFIVE is encoded by the coding sequence ATGAAAAATTTAGTTCTCATTTTGATGTTTCTGGGCCTCAGTGTGTACACGTCGGCTCAGACTTGCAGCACGTGCGCCGATCCTAATAACGACATCACCAGAAGCGGCTCTACTATGACAGCTCGCAGCGCCCAGGCCTACTACTGGGAAGTTTGCAGTGGCCCGGCCACCATCTCGGGCTCTAACACCTCCCGATCTATTACGCTAAACCTGCCTTCGTGTACCGCCTCTACCAGCAAAGTCCGGCTGGTGCGGTTTGTTAATGGCAATTGTATTGAGTCTTGCGAAGTGGTTACCACTGCCAACCCTTCCTGTCCGCCCTCCAGTGCCTTGTATGTGGGCAATGAAGGTGGCGGCGGCCTGTGCACTACCGGCTATGCGTCTTTATCCAGCGCATATGCCAACTGTATCGCCTATATAGACTGGTCATGGGCCCTCGGTGGCTACACGGGCTCTGCGGGAAGAACTACCTCCAACCATTGGGTGCCTATCTATTATCCTTCCGGAAACTGGAACAACTACTATCTGGTGGTATATGCTAAGGTGACGCTGGTCAATGGCACCGTTTGTAACCTCAGCAAAAGCCTGCTGTTGAATTGTGGAAGCGGTCCTACTCCCATTCAGCAAATAGAACCGGACCAATCGTCCATGTACCCTAACCCTATTAAGCCTCAGGGAACTTTAACTTTGAATGATTTGGATGGTATCAGCAATGAAGCTGAGATATTTGATATGAATGGCACGCCCCGGGGAACCTACGGTGTAGTAGAGAAGTCGATCAACATTGGCGACTTAGAACCCGGCCACTATTTCATCCTGTACAGAAATGATAAAGGCGTTCATAAAAAGCATTTCATTGTTGAGTAA
- a CDS encoding response regulator translates to MQEEKKRILVADDDPSILDVLEIMLAEIGGYQVETTANGKSVLELKDDLPDLILLDLWMSGMDGREICTKLKSQDTTRAIPVIIFSANRDIQTIAETAGADDYIAKPFQMNELLEKVRNCIADK, encoded by the coding sequence ATGCAGGAAGAGAAGAAGAGAATATTGGTGGCAGATGATGACCCAAGTATTCTTGATGTATTGGAAATAATGCTGGCAGAGATTGGCGGCTACCAGGTGGAAACTACAGCCAACGGTAAATCTGTATTGGAACTTAAAGATGACCTGCCGGACCTCATACTGCTTGACCTGTGGATGTCGGGCATGGACGGCCGGGAGATCTGCACCAAACTTAAATCGCAGGACACCACCAGGGCCATACCTGTGATCATATTCTCCGCCAACCGTGACATCCAGACCATAGCCGAGACCGCAGGGGCAGACGACTATATAGCCAAGCCATTTCAGATGAACGAGCTGCTGGAGAAGGTCAGGAATTGTATTGCCGATAAATGA
- a CDS encoding two-component regulator propeller domain-containing protein: MRKLYKWLVVLLFLTDMGSGLSQAQDLNFTRLSLQEGLSQSSVRQIIQDRQGFIWVTTEEGLNRYDGYQFLNFNYDKNDPTSLGDQFTNSLWEDPEGNLWIGTNSAGINKMDIEHETFTRYKHIPGDAGTLPDNNVYVFIGDSTGYLWVGTVKGLVQMDIKSGRVLDKYIHNPNDEHSLSHDIIYGMLKDSQGNLWVGTHNGLNLKRPGVGKFNRYLYNQKPADVTSHRVSRIYEDPSGRIWVGTHRGLYLYDESRDNFTRINHTTSENGSFNANIVLSILEDHTGSLWVGTRDGLFRSSSLDFEKGIFSFDHYQYNPQNEHSISDNVIYSLFEDNANILWVGTSIGGVCKVDLDGQQFRHYKRAPAHIAGLNESSAWSFYQFDNGDIWVGTSGGGINRFDSNMKFKGYLLPDQEGTNSLSGNRIWDIDQDSEGNVWIGIFGEGLNKYSPEDGTFTHYLNHTEDPASIGSNLIVDILVDDSGIILVGTWGAGLDVYDRQTGVFSHIKEVPGFITSIEKTSDNVFWIGTMNRGLFRYDHATGKVISFKTDENSNSIASNTVWGLYSRHPDTLWVAMDWGFDQVTFDKGQPVFKNYNETHGLAMNTVYSIIGDDLGFLWMITTHGLSRFNPSDGSFFNFYEEDGIQSNEFNHGAVYKGNDGMLFLGGINGFNIIDPSKIRINTKVPPVYITDMKLFDSSVPIAGSSMHKGRYSLDKHISITREIVLSYDQAFFSFDYAALNYKQPEQNEYAYYLEGLENDWNYVKNRRTAYYTSVPHGKYTFHVKGSNNDGIWNEAGASIRIIITPPWWLTSWAKILWICIGVGLLLSIYKLRVNNLKRQKATLENEVASRTQEIMKQKEEMETQAENLKKMNYEIQERNNEILTQSEFIQEVNSELKDKNDALERAYQNVALLSAIGQHITAQLSMADMIEEVYHNVQSLMRVDEFGVGRYEAGPGEIVFEAFFSRNNNKTHAAIPVTETYRLSVQCVLNKQEIFISDVEKEYPRYTDALDAAYQEELLNSLIVLPLVSGEEVTGLIWVQSTEKNAYTAHELDLLKNLAAYVSIALDNAKAYRKIKNQSRDLEKAQRVIRQQNKSLSNTNLILEEKVDQRTKELNHLTYRSAHDLKGPITRLLGLCYACQLDIKESLDQVSPQFRPKLTEYLKKMEITAIDMQQMLSRLLRIHDIKMRVPAIREVSVRGVIENTWRSVATKIDTSHINFQVDSGAVDHIDTDPKLLSLLLENLYENAAQYGDPAKEVHYIKTDVYIQRDKLLLAISDNGVGINESLIDDIFKMFVKGTTESKGVGLGLYESKIIIEKLKGSLQLDLATSGTTTFKVYIPLSSNGRQQNPDIKKNTPD, from the coding sequence ATGAGAAAGCTCTATAAGTGGTTGGTTGTTCTTCTGTTCCTTACCGATATGGGGAGTGGTTTGAGCCAGGCTCAGGACCTTAATTTTACGCGTCTTTCATTACAGGAAGGCCTTTCACAATCATCCGTACGGCAGATCATACAAGATCGGCAGGGCTTCATCTGGGTCACTACAGAGGAAGGTCTCAACCGCTATGACGGCTATCAATTTCTCAATTTTAATTATGATAAAAATGATCCCACAAGCCTGGGAGATCAGTTTACCAATTCCCTTTGGGAGGACCCCGAAGGGAATTTATGGATAGGTACCAACAGCGCCGGAATCAATAAAATGGATATAGAGCACGAAACCTTCACCCGGTATAAACATATTCCTGGAGATGCCGGCACATTACCCGATAACAATGTTTATGTTTTTATCGGGGATAGTACCGGATACCTGTGGGTGGGTACTGTAAAAGGGCTTGTGCAAATGGACATTAAAAGTGGGAGGGTACTGGATAAATATATACACAACCCGAATGATGAACACAGTCTCAGTCATGACATTATTTACGGCATGCTGAAAGACAGCCAAGGGAACCTATGGGTGGGAACCCATAACGGGCTTAATCTGAAAAGGCCGGGGGTAGGGAAGTTTAACCGTTATCTGTACAACCAAAAGCCGGCAGATGTCACTTCGCACCGTGTATCCAGAATATACGAGGACCCTTCCGGGAGAATATGGGTTGGTACGCATCGGGGACTTTACTTATACGATGAATCCAGAGATAACTTTACCCGTATCAACCACACTACCAGCGAAAATGGAAGTTTTAATGCCAATATAGTACTGTCAATACTGGAAGATCATACGGGCTCTTTATGGGTAGGTACACGTGACGGGTTATTCAGAAGCTCTTCTCTTGATTTCGAAAAAGGTATCTTCAGTTTTGATCATTATCAGTATAATCCACAAAATGAGCATTCTATAAGTGATAATGTTATATACAGTTTGTTTGAAGATAACGCAAATATTCTATGGGTTGGCACCTCGATCGGAGGAGTGTGTAAAGTCGATCTTGATGGTCAGCAATTCAGGCATTACAAAAGAGCCCCCGCCCACATAGCGGGCCTTAATGAATCCTCAGCATGGAGCTTTTATCAATTTGACAATGGCGATATTTGGGTAGGAACCAGTGGGGGAGGAATTAACCGGTTTGATTCTAATATGAAATTTAAAGGTTATTTATTGCCTGATCAGGAAGGGACTAACAGTCTCAGTGGCAACAGGATATGGGATATTGATCAGGACAGTGAAGGAAATGTATGGATAGGCATATTTGGAGAAGGGCTAAATAAATATAGTCCTGAAGATGGCACTTTTACCCACTACCTCAATCATACTGAGGATCCTGCAAGCATTGGCAGTAATTTAATTGTTGATATACTGGTGGATGACAGCGGCATTATACTCGTAGGTACGTGGGGTGCGGGACTTGACGTATATGACCGGCAAACCGGTGTTTTCAGCCATATAAAAGAGGTTCCGGGGTTTATTACAAGCATTGAAAAAACGTCAGATAATGTGTTTTGGATTGGGACCATGAACCGTGGGTTGTTTCGCTACGATCATGCAACGGGAAAGGTAATTTCCTTCAAGACAGATGAAAACAGTAATTCAATCGCAAGTAATACTGTCTGGGGCCTTTACAGCCGGCATCCCGATACCTTATGGGTAGCCATGGACTGGGGGTTTGACCAAGTTACCTTCGACAAGGGTCAGCCGGTATTTAAAAATTATAACGAAACACATGGTCTGGCCATGAATACCGTATACTCTATTATTGGTGATGACCTGGGCTTTCTATGGATGATCACTACACACGGTCTTTCCAGGTTCAACCCTTCAGATGGTTCCTTCTTCAATTTCTATGAGGAAGATGGCATTCAAAGCAATGAATTTAACCATGGGGCAGTCTATAAAGGCAATGATGGCATGCTTTTTCTTGGCGGTATCAATGGCTTTAATATTATTGACCCCAGCAAGATCAGGATAAACACGAAGGTACCTCCTGTTTATATTACAGACATGAAATTGTTCGATAGCAGCGTACCTATTGCGGGATCCAGCATGCATAAAGGCCGGTATAGTCTGGATAAGCACATTTCCATTACAAGGGAAATTGTATTGTCATATGATCAGGCATTTTTTTCATTTGATTATGCAGCACTCAATTATAAACAACCTGAGCAAAATGAATATGCCTACTATCTGGAAGGCCTGGAGAACGACTGGAACTATGTAAAAAACAGAAGGACAGCCTACTATACAAGTGTTCCCCATGGTAAATATACATTCCATGTCAAAGGTTCCAATAATGATGGTATCTGGAATGAAGCAGGAGCCTCCATAAGAATTATAATAACTCCACCCTGGTGGCTGACCTCATGGGCGAAGATACTCTGGATATGTATCGGAGTGGGCTTGTTGTTAAGCATTTATAAGCTTCGCGTGAATAACCTGAAACGGCAGAAAGCAACTCTGGAAAATGAAGTGGCCTCCAGAACACAGGAAATAATGAAGCAGAAGGAGGAGATGGAGACCCAGGCAGAAAATCTGAAAAAGATGAACTATGAAATACAGGAGCGTAATAATGAAATACTTACCCAGTCAGAGTTTATACAAGAAGTTAATAGCGAACTGAAAGATAAAAATGATGCTTTGGAGCGGGCATATCAGAATGTGGCACTTTTAAGTGCTATTGGCCAGCATATTACAGCCCAGTTGTCTATGGCGGATATGATAGAGGAAGTCTATCACAATGTGCAGTCCCTGATGCGGGTGGATGAGTTTGGAGTTGGCCGATATGAAGCAGGGCCGGGTGAGATTGTTTTTGAGGCTTTTTTTAGCAGAAATAATAACAAAACTCATGCGGCAATACCCGTAACGGAGACCTACAGGCTTTCAGTACAATGCGTGCTAAATAAGCAGGAGATATTTATAAGCGATGTTGAAAAGGAGTATCCGCGATACACAGATGCCCTGGACGCGGCATATCAGGAGGAACTTCTTAACTCGCTCATCGTACTGCCTCTGGTTTCCGGTGAAGAGGTCACTGGTTTGATTTGGGTGCAAAGCACGGAAAAAAATGCCTACACTGCCCACGAACTTGACCTTTTGAAAAACCTTGCCGCATATGTATCTATAGCGCTTGACAATGCCAAGGCATATCGTAAGATCAAAAATCAAAGCAGGGATCTCGAAAAAGCGCAGAGAGTAATACGACAGCAGAATAAATCACTTTCCAATACCAACCTTATACTGGAGGAGAAAGTAGATCAGAGAACCAAGGAACTCAACCACCTCACTTACCGCTCAGCACATGATCTCAAAGGCCCGATCACCCGACTGCTGGGATTGTGCTATGCGTGCCAGCTCGATATTAAAGAGTCGTTAGACCAGGTAAGTCCGCAGTTCAGGCCCAAGCTCACTGAGTACTTGAAGAAGATGGAAATTACAGCCATTGATATGCAGCAAATGCTCTCAAGGCTGCTCAGGATTCATGATATAAAAATGCGTGTACCTGCCATACGCGAAGTGTCAGTAAGAGGCGTAATAGAAAATACATGGAGATCAGTAGCCACAAAAATTGATACGTCACATATAAATTTTCAGGTTGACTCAGGTGCTGTTGATCATATTGATACAGATCCGAAATTGCTGTCACTGCTGCTGGAAAACCTATATGAGAATGCTGCACAGTACGGAGATCCGGCAAAGGAGGTACATTATATCAAAACAGATGTTTACATACAGCGCGATAAACTATTACTTGCGATATCAGACAATGGTGTTGGTATTAACGAATCCTTAATTGATGACATTTTCAAAATGTTTGTAAAAGGCACTACCGAATCCAAAGGAGTTGGACTGGGACTTTACGAATCCAAGATTATAATCGAAAAGCTTAAAGGAAGCCTGCAGCTTGACCTGGCCACCTCAGGAACCACCACCTTCAAAGTGTACATACCACTAAGTAGTAATGGCCGGCAACAAAATCCAGACATCAAAAAAAATACGCCTGACTAA
- a CDS encoding PAS domain-containing protein, translating into MNDKENKGNRHNSMTRGNQEFMRNVPFDLLMQSPSFIAVLRGPEHIFEFANPKYMQLVGSERNIIGRRVADSIPEAKEQGFIEILDRVYITGEDFNGNEIPIKIDSSGKGDPEQYYLNFVYQPYRDPGGNIEGIFVHGVDVTEQVVSRQKIRESELKYRSLFDSINQAFSLIEVIFDANGEAVDFRYLEVNSMFDRHAVVSDPVGKTASGLIPDLEDKWFKIYGEIAKTGIPRGFVERYEKEDRWYEVYAFRHGDEGSNKVAVLFSDITERKRTEEALLHRENLMRLINDAIPAFIAYITPDRRYRFANKMYEKWYGLPKEKVQGAAIMDIIGKETYEKSRPFMDRALNGENCSFETSFMVDGEVKELEVEYVTDKDANDHVRGVVVLGHDVTVRRKAEESLRLSQMRFKTFAEAMPQMAFIADKEGNIQYYNERWYEYIGKLDNTEGWGWKEKAIHHKDDLQRTVERWRESLNTGKEYEIEYRLRRYDGEYRWHLGRAVPLYDGNKEIELWFGTNTDIHEQKKAEESLKHTRDLLYTTFDNVPSGVILFDKSGKVLFSNELGARFQGYDSVKELLAQQDIDTIKKRFGDTFRVEDENGKVISADRSVTSRILRGERNSEVIFRYYHTRKNIDGWMLVRGTPIFDDNGDVRLALISLTDITRQKKAEEALRRSEEFNRTMLESSPDWVNALDLEGRLLSVNARGLEMLEVEDFERIRGKSWLAFWEGDFYENAARAIAKAKNGDIGHFSGHNTTGNGRFAWWDVLVAPIYGAGGKVERLVAVSRDISNIKALEQQKDDFLSIASHELKTPVTSIKAYAQVLQKRFVDAHDLKSAEMLAKMDGQLNKLTGLISDLLDVTKIEQGKLQFRKEAFKINDLISEVSEEIQRTSKNHRVEEKLTENITITGDRDRIGQVLVNFLTNAIKYSPGADKVIVRSTVENENKTLVLSVEDFGLGLEEKDRQKVFDRFYRVEGTGYETYPGLGLGLYISSEIVKRHEGSVWVESKKGEGSRFYFTLPIF; encoded by the coding sequence TTGAACGATAAAGAAAATAAAGGCAACCGTCATAATTCGATGACCAGAGGGAATCAGGAGTTTATGCGAAATGTTCCTTTTGATCTGCTTATGCAGTCACCCTCATTTATTGCGGTACTCCGCGGACCTGAACATATCTTTGAATTTGCTAACCCGAAGTATATGCAGCTGGTAGGCAGCGAAAGGAACATAATAGGAAGAAGGGTTGCGGATAGTATTCCTGAAGCTAAAGAGCAGGGCTTTATAGAGATTCTGGATAGGGTGTATATTACAGGAGAGGATTTTAATGGCAATGAAATTCCTATTAAGATAGACAGCAGCGGCAAGGGCGATCCCGAACAATACTATCTGAACTTTGTCTATCAACCTTACCGAGATCCGGGTGGCAATATTGAAGGAATATTTGTTCATGGTGTGGATGTGACCGAGCAGGTGGTGAGCAGGCAAAAGATCAGGGAAAGTGAATTGAAGTATAGGAGTTTATTTGATTCAATTAACCAGGCCTTTAGTTTAATTGAGGTAATCTTCGATGCAAATGGCGAAGCAGTGGACTTTAGATATCTTGAAGTAAACTCTATGTTTGACAGGCATGCAGTTGTGAGCGACCCTGTTGGCAAAACAGCATCCGGATTAATACCTGATCTGGAGGATAAATGGTTTAAAATATATGGAGAAATTGCTAAAACAGGGATACCCAGAGGGTTTGTTGAACGATATGAAAAAGAGGACAGGTGGTATGAAGTTTATGCTTTTCGGCATGGGGATGAAGGCAGTAACAAAGTAGCTGTACTATTCTCGGATATTACGGAGCGGAAAAGGACGGAGGAAGCCCTGCTGCACAGGGAGAATCTCATGAGGCTGATCAATGATGCCATCCCAGCATTTATAGCCTATATAACTCCTGACAGGCGCTATCGCTTCGCCAATAAAATGTATGAAAAATGGTACGGCCTGCCTAAGGAAAAGGTACAAGGTGCTGCCATAATGGATATTATAGGTAAGGAAACCTATGAAAAATCACGTCCATTTATGGATCGCGCATTGAATGGAGAGAACTGCTCATTCGAGACAAGCTTTATGGTTGATGGGGAGGTGAAAGAACTTGAGGTGGAGTATGTTACAGATAAGGATGCTAATGATCACGTACGGGGAGTGGTGGTTTTAGGGCATGATGTAACCGTGCGGCGTAAAGCAGAAGAAAGCCTTCGACTCAGCCAAATGCGCTTTAAGACCTTTGCAGAGGCCATGCCGCAAATGGCATTTATTGCAGATAAGGAAGGGAATATTCAGTACTACAACGAAAGGTGGTACGAATATATCGGTAAACTGGACAACACCGAGGGATGGGGCTGGAAAGAGAAGGCCATACACCATAAGGATGATTTGCAAAGAACCGTAGAGCGCTGGCGTGAATCATTAAACACCGGCAAAGAATATGAAATAGAGTACAGGCTCAGAAGGTACGATGGCGAATACCGCTGGCACCTGGGGCGTGCCGTACCCTTATATGACGGCAACAAGGAAATTGAGCTATGGTTTGGCACAAATACAGATATTCACGAACAGAAAAAAGCTGAAGAATCCTTAAAGCATACAAGAGACCTGTTATACACCACGTTTGACAATGTTCCCTCCGGAGTTATATTATTTGACAAAAGCGGGAAAGTACTGTTCAGTAATGAGCTCGGAGCTCGTTTTCAGGGCTACGATTCTGTAAAAGAGCTTTTGGCCCAGCAGGATATTGACACCATAAAGAAGAGATTTGGGGATACATTTCGTGTAGAAGATGAAAATGGCAAGGTCATTTCGGCTGACAGGTCCGTTACATCCAGAATATTAAGAGGTGAAAGGAATAGTGAAGTCATCTTTCGCTATTATCACACCAGGAAAAACATAGACGGGTGGATGCTGGTGCGTGGAACACCCATATTTGACGATAACGGTGACGTACGGCTGGCGTTGATCTCGCTTACCGACATCACCAGGCAGAAAAAGGCCGAGGAAGCCCTGCGACGGAGTGAAGAATTTAACCGTACCATGCTGGAGAGTAGCCCGGACTGGGTCAATGCTCTTGATCTAGAAGGGAGGTTACTGTCCGTGAATGCCAGAGGGCTTGAAATGCTGGAGGTTGAAGATTTTGAAAGGATCAGAGGTAAAAGCTGGCTTGCATTTTGGGAAGGTGACTTTTATGAAAACGCAGCAAGAGCCATTGCCAAAGCCAAAAATGGTGATATAGGTCATTTCAGCGGACATAATACCACTGGAAATGGTCGGTTTGCCTGGTGGGATGTGCTCGTGGCACCTATTTACGGTGCCGGAGGAAAAGTAGAGAGGTTGGTGGCTGTATCGCGCGACATTAGTAATATCAAAGCCCTGGAACAGCAAAAGGACGACTTCCTCAGCATCGCAAGTCATGAGCTGAAAACCCCGGTAACGAGCATCAAAGCTTACGCACAGGTATTACAAAAGCGCTTTGTAGATGCCCATGATCTGAAGTCTGCTGAAATGCTGGCCAAGATGGACGGACAGCTCAATAAATTAACAGGTCTCATTTCTGATCTGCTGGATGTGACCAAAATTGAGCAAGGGAAGCTCCAGTTCAGAAAAGAGGCCTTTAAGATCAACGACCTGATAAGCGAGGTGAGCGAAGAAATACAACGCACTTCCAAAAATCACAGGGTAGAAGAGAAGCTGACCGAAAACATCACCATTACCGGTGACCGTGACAGGATAGGGCAGGTGCTGGTCAATTTCCTGACCAATGCCATCAAATATTCACCCGGCGCAGATAAGGTGATCGTTCGTAGTACAGTAGAAAACGAAAACAAGACGCTGGTACTGAGTGTTGAAGATTTCGGGCTTGGATTGGAGGAAAAGGACAGACAGAAAGTGTTTGACCGGTTTTACAGAGTTGAAGGTACAGGTTATGAAACCTATCCCGGCCTGGGATTGGGGCTGTATATTTCATCTGAAATTGTGAAAAGACATGAAGGCAGCGTATGGGTGGAAAGCAAAAAGGGAGAAGGTTCCAGGTTTTACTTCACGCTGCCAATTTTCTGA
- a CDS encoding helix-turn-helix transcriptional regulator, translating into MEDRINRIKEVLVIQGKSQKWLAEQMGISTTAMTAICNNKSQPHLKDLKRMAIILDVDVRELLVSTK; encoded by the coding sequence ATGGAAGACAGAATCAACCGCATCAAAGAGGTATTGGTAATACAGGGAAAATCTCAAAAATGGCTGGCGGAACAGATGGGTATTAGTACTACAGCTATGACGGCTATTTGTAATAACAAATCTCAACCCCATTTAAAAGATTTGAAGCGGATGGCTATTATTTTGGATGTGGATGTCAGGGAGTTATTAGTGTCAACAAAATAA
- a CDS encoding rhodanese-like domain-containing protein: MIQKVFFPALLVMMIASCGQHNEESEESSEKMPQSVTLVNIVEFHDLLKQEDLQLVDVRTPKEYDLDRIPGAVNIDYWSDEFTSQASELNKDQPVAVYCAAGRRSAKAASKLKEMGFRQIYDLDGGMRAWHTGPAPTD; this comes from the coding sequence ATGATACAAAAAGTATTTTTTCCGGCTTTACTGGTTATGATGATTGCCTCCTGCGGTCAGCATAATGAAGAGAGTGAAGAGTCTTCAGAGAAAATGCCACAGTCTGTCACACTGGTAAATATTGTAGAATTTCATGACTTGCTAAAGCAAGAAGATCTGCAGCTGGTAGATGTACGCACCCCTAAAGAATATGATCTCGACAGGATTCCGGGCGCCGTCAATATTGATTACTGGTCGGATGAGTTCACCAGCCAGGCCAGCGAACTGAATAAAGACCAACCTGTAGCCGTGTACTGTGCTGCCGGCCGTCGCAGCGCCAAAGCGGCCTCAAAACTAAAAGAAATGGGATTCAGGCAAATCTATGATCTGGATGGTGGTATGCGGGCATGGCACACCGGACCGGCTCCCACAGATTAG
- a CDS encoding putative phage abortive infection protein: MRNINSLNLDGQTFRWLKYSLWAVGFILAVIFLILFAAGLFINGQTSEEIIRNTFTTSGALGDSISGLLTPIFGFLAVITTFLAFIVQYQANQQLRNDISIDRFETKFYELLKLHQHNVSKIEINNRFYGPKAFVKMYDEIRFIYAFLLEKRISWNKSNTPKITDQPKILMELAYTIFFFGVDEIRKGFKTNFVFKHKIHTPFAIYFANELHELRKVGKSNNGYKVKADSPTMPKVKWAPSYKPFGGHVSKLGHYYRHLYQLVKFVASNSSLGLTFEENMNT, translated from the coding sequence ATGAGAAATATTAATAGCTTAAATTTAGATGGTCAAACTTTTAGATGGCTAAAATATAGTCTTTGGGCAGTTGGTTTTATTCTTGCAGTAATTTTTCTTATTCTCTTCGCAGCCGGTTTATTTATAAACGGACAAACCAGTGAAGAGATAATTAGGAATACATTTACTACGTCTGGAGCACTTGGGGACTCTATAAGCGGATTACTTACTCCTATATTTGGGTTCTTAGCAGTGATCACAACTTTTTTAGCCTTCATTGTTCAATACCAAGCAAATCAGCAACTTAGAAACGACATTAGTATTGATCGGTTTGAAACAAAATTTTATGAACTCCTAAAACTCCACCAGCATAATGTTTCGAAAATTGAAATAAATAACCGGTTCTATGGCCCGAAAGCATTTGTGAAGATGTACGATGAAATTCGCTTTATATATGCTTTTCTTTTGGAAAAGAGAATCAGTTGGAATAAATCAAACACTCCAAAAATTACCGATCAACCGAAGATTCTGATGGAACTTGCATATACTATCTTCTTTTTTGGCGTTGATGAGATAAGAAAAGGTTTCAAAACAAATTTTGTATTTAAACATAAAATTCATACACCTTTTGCAATTTATTTTGCCAATGAACTTCATGAACTTAGAAAAGTAGGCAAAAGCAATAATGGATATAAAGTAAAAGCAGACTCTCCGACAATGCCTAAGGTCAAATGGGCTCCAAGCTATAAACCATTTGGTGGGCACGTTTCCAAATTAGGACATTATTATCGTCATTTATACCAACTTGTGAAATTTGTGGCAAGTAACTCCTCATTAGGTTTGACTTTTGAAGAAAATATGAATACATAA